GAAGGTGTCCCGGTCGCCGCTCCAGACCGCGCGCAGCAGCGCGTACGACTGGCCCTCCGAGGTGGAGACCCCGCCGCGCTCGGGGTCGACGACCCGCCCGTCACCCTGGATGAAGGCGGCCCGGTACCCCTGCCACGCCTCCTGGAGCAGCCCCGACTCGGCGGGGCCCGGCGGCGGCGTGGTCGCCGGCGCCGGCGGGAAGGTCGCGGCGGGGAGCCCGGTGGGCGCGGGGGCGGCGGTCCCCCGGGGGACCGCCGCCTGGCCGCAGCCCGCGGCGAGCAGCGCCGCCGCGCCCAGCGCCACCGCTCGGGTCCACTCAGGCATCGCCGTAGACGCGGACCGCACGGCTGGCGTCACCGAGGTCGCGTGCGGCCACGAACGGGGCGGTGCCGTCGAGGGTGAACGCCTCGGTCACCGGGCCTCCGATCGCCCCCGACCCGAGCTCGAGCTCGGACCGTGCGGGCACGTAGAGGCTGACCGGCGCCTCCCCGCCGCGGCGCAGGGTGACCGTCATCGCGAACCTGTTGGCGTTCTCCAGCGAGAGATGCGAGCTGCTCGCCATGTAGGGCAGCGCGGGCATGGTCCAGTGCGCGCGGCGCGCCGCCGGTGCGGCGGGCGTGCCCACCAGGGTGGCCAGCGTCCCCGGCGCCGAGGTCGTGGTCGCGAAGGGCTGCCGGGTGGTGGCGCCGAGGCCGCCGAGGGCGCGCAGCTCGGCGACGGTCAGCGGCCGGCTGACCTGCGCCGTGTCCTTCCCGGGGATGACGTCGTAGCGCACCAGCTGCACGTTCACCGCGCTGGCGCTGTCACCGGGCACGTTGCGTCCGAAGCGGCCGCCCTCGACCACCAGCCGGCCGGCGGTGTGGTAGTCGAGCCAGTGGCGGACCCGCTGGGTGGCGTCGGTGGCGGTGTCGAGGTCGAAGAGCGCCCAGAGGTGCTGGCGGCCGGTGGACAGCCGGGTCAGGTACTGGGCCAGCTGCGCGTCGCTCACCGTCGCCCCGGCGTCGGGCGGCGGGTAGGTGTACGCGGGCAGGTTGTTGTGGGCGTAGTAGAGGTAGGGGAACTGGGCGAAGCCGGCGTCGAGGAGCACCGCGTCGGTGGGCGCGGCGTGGTCCTCGACGTAGCCGACGAGGGTGGAGTAGCGCTCCTCGGCGGGGTTGAGGACGCTGAAGCTCTGGATCATCCAGCCGCCCACCAGCGCCGCGGTGAGCAGCGCCACCACGGAGGCGCGGACGTCGTGGCGGAGTGCCCGGCTCAGCGCCCGGGCGATCATCACGTAGAGCGCCGGGGTGACCACGATCAGGTACCGGGTCGAGAACACCGGCTTGGCCACCAGGGTCACGGCGATGGCGAGGAGCACCGGGACCAGCACGAGCAGCCAGAGCAGCCGTCCCGCCGACGAGATCCGGCCGCCGAAGACGCCGATGCCGAGCGCGACCAGCACCAGCAGCGGCCACGCCGCCACCACCTGCGACATCAGCGGGGTGGTGAGGTAGCCGGCGACCAGCTGGACCAGCGTGATCAGCGGGGTGTAGAGGGTGAGCGCGCCGAGCGTGGGGTCGGACGCGCCGTGGTAGTTGGCGACCACCACCAGCCCCCAGGGGAGCAGCGAGGCGCCGACCCCGACCACGCAGGCGAGCGCCACCAGGGTGCGGCGCCGGGTCTTCGGGCGGGTCTCGAGGAGGATGTACATCCCCTGGGCGAGCAGCACCAGGAGCGCGAAGTAGTGGGTGTACACGGCGAGCACCGAGCAGGCGGCGAAGCCGGCGAAGCGCCAGCGGTCGCCGGTGCGCAGCGCGGTGATCAGCAGCCAGGTGCCGAGGGTGACGAGCAGGAGGACGAACGGGTACATCCGCGCCTCCTGGGCGTGCCAGATCCAGATCGGCGAGACGGTGCCGAGCAGCGCCGCGATCAGGGCGACCCGGCGCCCGTACAGGGCCCTGGCGAGCAGGTAGAGGGCGGGGACGCAGAGGATGCCGGCCACCGCGCTGGGGAGCCGGAGGAGGTACACGTCGGTGCCCACCAGCCGCATCCAGCCGTGGAGGAGGAGCAGGTACGCGGGCGGGTGGACGTCCGCCGCGGTGGTGACGAAGAGCGAGGGTTGGACGCCGCCGATCAGCGGATGCGACGCGACCTGGATGCTCTGCGCCTCGTCGAGACGCAGGTCGTGGCCGCTGGGGAGGAGGCGGAGCAGCGCGGCGAAGCCGCAGAGCACCGCGAGGGTGGCGCGGGCCATCGGCGCGCTGCTCACCAGCGCCCGCAGCGGGTGG
Above is a window of Candidatus Dormiibacterota bacterium DNA encoding:
- a CDS encoding glycosyltransferase family 39 protein, encoding MSVSAPLETETETETETAAPSRPAAGGGAAAGTPRPKSRPRTGTARRRGRTRTVVAGRRPPLAPDRVAPAPAQTPVAVPAMPAAASGRVRAIYRLLRTHPLRALVSSAPMARATLAVLCGFAALLRLLPSGHDLRLDEAQSIQVASHPLIGGVQPSLFVTTAADVHPPAYLLLLHGWMRLVGTDVYLLRLPSAVAGILCVPALYLLARALYGRRVALIAALLGTVSPIWIWHAQEARMYPFVLLLVTLGTWLLITALRTGDRWRFAGFAACSVLAVYTHYFALLVLLAQGMYILLETRPKTRRRTLVALACVVGVGASLLPWGLVVVANYHGASDPTLGALTLYTPLITLVQLVAGYLTTPLMSQVVAAWPLLVLVALGIGVFGGRISSAGRLLWLLVLVPVLLAIAVTLVAKPVFSTRYLIVVTPALYVMIARALSRALRHDVRASVVALLTAALVGGWMIQSFSVLNPAEERYSTLVGYVEDHAAPTDAVLLDAGFAQFPYLYYAHNNLPAYTYPPPDAGATVSDAQLAQYLTRLSTGRQHLWALFDLDTATDATQRVRHWLDYHTAGRLVVEGGRFGRNVPGDSASAVNVQLVRYDVIPGKDTAQVSRPLTVAELRALGGLGATTRQPFATTTSAPGTLATLVGTPAAPAARRAHWTMPALPYMASSSHLSLENANRFAMTVTLRRGGEAPVSLYVPARSELELGSGAIGGPVTEAFTLDGTAPFVAARDLGDASRAVRVYGDA